The following proteins are encoded in a genomic region of Mycobacterium kiyosense:
- a CDS encoding hypothetical protein (frameshifted, insertion at around 559262) produces the protein MNDLVGIIRKEDEITKALTHLKELWARYRNVQVEGGREYNPGWNLAIDLRNMLMVSECVARAALERTESRGGHTRDDHPGMDSGWRKTLLVCREAEDNSNGEHITVSREPQIPMRQDLLELFKISELEKYYTDEELAEHPERRA, from the coding sequence ATGAACGACCTCGTCGGGATCATCCGTAAAGAGGACGAGATCACCAAGGCGCTGACGCATCTCAAGGAGCTCTGGGCGCGCTACCGCAACGTCCAGGTCGAAGGGGGCCGGGAGTACAACCCCGGCTGGAACCTGGCGATCGACCTGCGCAACATGCTGATGGTCAGCGAATGCGTGGCCCGGGCCGCGCTGGAGCGCACCGAGAGCCGCGGCGGCCACACCCGCGACGACCACCCGGGCATGGATTCAGGCTGGCGCAAGACGTTACTGGTGTGCAGAGAGGCCGAAGACAACTCCAACGGTGAGCACATCACCGTGAGCCGCGAGCCGCAGATCCCGATGCGGCAGGACTTGCTGGAACTCTTCAAGATCTCTGAACTGGAGAAGTACTACACCGACGAAGAGCTGGCCGAGCACCCGGAACGGAGAGCGTAA
- the fadE5 gene encoding acyl-CoA dehydrogenase FadE5 translates to MSHYKSNVRDQEFNLFEVLGVDKALGQGDYSDLDGDTAREMLAEMARLAEGPVADSFTEGDRNPPVFDPKTHSVSLPESFKKSVKAVIDAGWDKAGLDEELGGMPMPKALMWALNEHILGANPAVWMYAGGAGFAQILYHLGTEEQKKWAVLAAERGWGSTMVLTEPDAGSDVGAGRTKAVQQEDGSWHIDGVKRFITSADSDDMFENIFHLVLARPEGAGPGTKGLSLFFVPKFLIDFETGEPGERNGVFVTNVEHKMGLKVSATCELSLGQHGVPAKGWLVGEVHDGIAQMFEVIEQARMMVGTKAIATLSTGYLNALEYAKSRVQGADLTQMTDKTAPRVTITHHPDVRRSLMTQKAYAEGLRALYLYTATFQDAAVAEAVHGVDANLAVKVNDLLLPVVKGVGSEQAYAKLTESLQTFGGSGFLQDYPIEQYIRDAKIDSLYEGTTAIQAQDFFFRKIIRDKGVALGYVAGEIQKFVDSESGNGRLKSERALLAKALTDVQAMAASLTGYLMAAQEDVTSLYKVGLGSVRFLMSVGDLIIGWLLQRHAAVAIEALDAGATGAERSFYEGKIAVAAFFAKNFLPLLTSTREVIETLDNEIMELEEAAF, encoded by the coding sequence GTGAGCCACTACAAGAGCAACGTCCGCGACCAGGAATTCAACCTGTTCGAAGTACTTGGCGTCGACAAAGCGTTGGGTCAAGGCGACTACAGCGACCTCGACGGTGACACCGCCCGCGAGATGCTGGCCGAGATGGCCCGCCTCGCCGAGGGGCCGGTGGCCGACTCCTTCACCGAAGGTGACCGCAACCCGCCGGTGTTCGACCCGAAGACCCACTCCGTCTCGTTGCCGGAGTCGTTCAAGAAGTCCGTCAAAGCCGTCATCGACGCCGGATGGGACAAGGCCGGCCTCGACGAGGAACTCGGCGGCATGCCGATGCCCAAGGCGTTGATGTGGGCCCTCAACGAGCACATTCTCGGAGCCAACCCGGCGGTTTGGATGTACGCCGGCGGCGCCGGGTTCGCGCAGATCCTCTACCACCTCGGCACCGAGGAGCAGAAGAAGTGGGCGGTGCTGGCCGCCGAGCGCGGCTGGGGCTCGACCATGGTGCTCACCGAGCCGGACGCCGGCTCCGACGTGGGCGCGGGCCGCACCAAGGCTGTACAGCAGGAGGACGGCTCCTGGCACATCGACGGCGTGAAGCGGTTCATCACCTCGGCCGACTCCGACGACATGTTCGAAAACATCTTCCACCTGGTGCTGGCCCGCCCCGAGGGCGCCGGCCCCGGCACCAAAGGTCTGTCGCTGTTCTTCGTGCCGAAGTTCCTGATCGACTTCGAAACCGGCGAGCCGGGCGAGCGTAACGGCGTCTTCGTCACCAACGTCGAGCACAAGATGGGCCTGAAGGTCTCCGCGACCTGCGAGCTGTCCCTGGGCCAGCACGGCGTGCCCGCCAAGGGCTGGCTGGTCGGCGAAGTGCACGACGGCATCGCGCAGATGTTCGAGGTCATCGAGCAGGCCCGGATGATGGTGGGCACCAAGGCCATCGCCACCCTGTCCACCGGCTACCTGAACGCTCTGGAATACGCCAAGTCGCGCGTGCAGGGTGCCGACCTGACCCAGATGACCGACAAGACCGCACCGCGGGTCACCATCACCCACCACCCCGACGTGCGCCGGTCGCTGATGACGCAGAAGGCTTACGCCGAGGGGTTGCGGGCGCTGTACCTCTACACCGCGACGTTCCAGGACGCGGCGGTCGCCGAGGCCGTGCACGGTGTGGACGCGAACCTCGCGGTGAAGGTCAATGACCTGCTGCTGCCGGTGGTCAAGGGCGTGGGCTCGGAGCAGGCGTACGCCAAGCTCACCGAGAGCCTGCAGACCTTCGGCGGTTCCGGCTTCCTGCAGGACTACCCGATCGAGCAGTACATCAGGGACGCCAAGATCGACTCGCTGTACGAAGGTACGACCGCCATCCAGGCGCAGGACTTCTTCTTCCGCAAGATCATCCGCGACAAGGGTGTGGCGCTGGGGTACGTGGCCGGCGAGATCCAGAAGTTCGTCGACAGCGAATCCGGCAACGGACGGCTGAAGAGCGAGCGGGCGCTGCTGGCCAAGGCGCTGACCGACGTCCAGGCGATGGCCGCCTCGCTGACCGGCTACCTGATGGCCGCGCAGGAGGACGTCACCAGCCTCTACAAGGTGGGCCTGGGTTCGGTGCGCTTCCTGATGAGCGTCGGTGACCTGATCATCGGCTGGTTGCTGCAGCGTCACGCGGCGGTGGCCATCGAGGCCCTCGACGCCGGTGCGACCGGCGCGGAGCGGTCCTTCTACGAGGGCAAGATCGCGGTCGCCGCGTTCTTCGCGAAGAACTTCCTGCCGCTGCTGACCAGCACCCGCGAGGTGATCGAGACGCTGGACAACGAAATCATGGAGCTCGAAGAAGCGGCTTTCTAG
- a CDS encoding 2-oxobutyrate oxidase, producing the protein MMVLMTNVGSVTALPTVDLRARPKVLRDGLRAAAHNVGFFYLTGHGVPEALVAKVFDAASRLFALPQADKDAIAMVRSPHFRGYTRLGGELTRGEVDWREQIDIGPERPPIGGPGRPDYLWLQGPNQWPSALPELPGIVAEWDAALAKVSGHLLRHWAASLGAPAELFDAAFAESPATLIKIIRYPAHAASSQGVGPHKDSGVLTLLLAEPGSRGLQVRPPGSPDWVDVPPLEGAFVVNIGELLEFATGGYLRATEHRVDLGAATAERISVAYFFNPRLDARIPVLASGAERAAAQWAPPADPSDPIYAEYGRNAWKSRLRAHPDVAAAHGYAPG; encoded by the coding sequence ATGATGGTGCTCATGACGAATGTGGGGAGCGTCACGGCGCTGCCGACGGTGGATCTGCGCGCCCGGCCAAAGGTGCTGCGCGACGGCCTCCGAGCGGCCGCACACAACGTCGGTTTCTTCTACCTGACCGGCCATGGCGTGCCCGAGGCGCTGGTCGCCAAGGTGTTCGACGCCGCATCGCGGCTCTTCGCGCTGCCGCAGGCCGACAAGGACGCGATTGCGATGGTGCGCAGCCCGCACTTCCGCGGTTACACCCGCCTCGGCGGCGAACTGACCCGCGGCGAGGTCGACTGGCGCGAACAGATCGACATCGGCCCCGAACGCCCGCCGATCGGCGGCCCCGGACGGCCCGACTACTTGTGGTTGCAGGGCCCCAACCAGTGGCCGTCCGCGCTGCCGGAGCTGCCGGGGATCGTCGCGGAATGGGACGCCGCCCTGGCGAAGGTGTCCGGCCACCTGTTGCGGCACTGGGCCGCTTCGCTGGGCGCCCCGGCGGAGCTCTTCGATGCGGCCTTCGCCGAGTCACCGGCGACGCTGATCAAGATCATCCGGTACCCGGCCCACGCCGCGTCTTCGCAAGGTGTCGGCCCGCACAAGGACTCCGGCGTGCTCACGCTGCTGCTGGCCGAGCCGGGTAGCCGCGGTCTGCAGGTGCGGCCGCCCGGCTCGCCGGACTGGGTGGACGTGCCCCCGCTGGAGGGGGCGTTCGTCGTCAATATCGGCGAGCTGCTCGAGTTCGCGACCGGCGGCTACCTGCGCGCGACCGAGCATCGGGTGGACCTCGGCGCGGCGACCGCCGAACGCATCTCGGTGGCGTATTTCTTCAACCCGCGGCTGGATGCCCGGATCCCGGTGCTGGCCTCAGGTGCCGAACGGGCCGCCGCCCAATGGGCGCCGCCGGCCGATCCGTCGGATCCGATCTACGCCGAATACGGCCGCAACGCCTGGAAGAGCCGGTTGCGCGCGCACCCGGATGTGGCTGCCGCGCACGGCTACGCGCCGGGGTAG
- a CDS encoding fumarate reductase iron-sulfur subunit — protein sequence MAYNASMRVWRGDEDGGELADFTVEVNEGEVVLDVIHRLQQTQTPDLAVRWNCKAGKCGSCSAEINGKPRLMCMTRMSTFEENEVVTVTPIRTFPVIRDLVTDVSFNYEKAREIPSFTPPKDLQPGEYRMAQVDVQRSQEFRKCIECFLCQNVCHVIRDHDENKQAFSGPRFLMRVAELDMHPLDTVDRQKQAQEEFGLGYCNITKCCTEVCPEHIKITDNALIPMKERVADRKYDPVVWLGNKLFRR from the coding sequence ATGGCCTACAACGCGAGCATGCGGGTGTGGCGGGGCGACGAGGACGGCGGCGAGCTCGCCGACTTCACCGTCGAGGTCAACGAAGGCGAGGTGGTGCTCGACGTCATCCACCGGCTGCAGCAGACGCAGACACCCGACCTCGCGGTGCGGTGGAACTGCAAGGCCGGCAAGTGCGGGTCCTGTTCGGCGGAGATCAACGGCAAGCCCCGGCTGATGTGCATGACCCGGATGTCGACGTTCGAGGAGAACGAGGTCGTCACCGTCACCCCGATCCGGACCTTCCCGGTGATCCGGGACCTGGTGACCGACGTGTCGTTCAACTACGAGAAGGCCCGCGAGATCCCGTCGTTCACGCCGCCGAAGGATCTGCAGCCGGGTGAGTACCGGATGGCCCAGGTCGACGTGCAGCGGTCGCAGGAGTTCCGCAAGTGCATCGAGTGCTTCCTGTGCCAGAACGTCTGCCACGTCATCCGTGACCACGACGAGAACAAGCAGGCATTTTCCGGCCCGCGTTTCCTGATGCGGGTCGCCGAGCTGGACATGCACCCGCTGGATACCGTGGACCGGCAGAAGCAGGCCCAGGAGGAGTTCGGCCTGGGCTACTGCAACATCACCAAGTGCTGCACCGAGGTGTGCCCGGAACACATCAAAATCACCGACAACGCGTTGATCCCGATGAAAGAACGGGTCGCCGACCGCAAGTACGACCCGGTGGTCTGGCTGGGCAACAAGCTGTTCCGGCGCTGA
- the fadA2 gene encoding acetyl-CoA acetyltransferase, whose amino-acid sequence MPAEAGTPKLTPDKRRHTERKLSPASSEPRRRVAVLGGNRIPFARSDGAYAEASNQDMFTAALGGLVDRFNLRGERLGMVVGGAVLKHSRDFNLMRECVLGSELSPATPAFDIQQACGTGLQAAIVAADGIAAGRYDVAAAGGVDTTSDPPIGFGDDLRRTLLRLRRAKSNVQRLKLAGTLPANLGVEIPSNSEPRTGLSMGEHAAITAKQLGIKRVDQDELAAASHRNMAAAYDRGFYDDLVSPFLGLYRDDNLRPDSSAEKLAKLRPVFGVKAGDATMTAGNSTPLTDGASVALLATDEWAAEHSLSPLAYLVDAETAAVDYVNGYDGLLMAPTYAVPRLLARNGLTLQDFDFYEVHEAFASVVLAHLQAWESEEYCKERLGLDAALGAIDRSKLNVNGSSLAAGHPFAATGGRILAQTAKQLAEKKKEQGGSGTVRALISVCAAGGQGVAAILEA is encoded by the coding sequence TTGCCTGCCGAGGCGGGTACCCCAAAATTAACCCCCGACAAGCGCCGACACACGGAGAGAAAATTGAGCCCTGCAAGTTCCGAGCCGAGACGGCGGGTCGCAGTACTCGGCGGCAACCGCATCCCGTTCGCACGTTCCGATGGCGCCTACGCCGAGGCGTCCAACCAGGACATGTTCACCGCGGCACTCGGCGGCCTGGTCGACCGGTTCAACCTGCGCGGTGAACGGCTGGGCATGGTGGTCGGCGGCGCCGTGCTCAAGCACAGCCGTGATTTCAATCTCATGCGCGAATGCGTGCTGGGTTCCGAGCTGTCGCCCGCCACCCCGGCTTTCGACATTCAGCAGGCTTGTGGCACCGGCCTGCAGGCCGCGATCGTGGCGGCCGACGGTATCGCCGCCGGTCGCTACGACGTGGCCGCCGCCGGCGGGGTGGACACCACCTCCGACCCGCCGATCGGCTTCGGCGACGACCTGCGCCGCACCCTGCTGAGGCTGCGCCGGGCCAAGTCCAATGTGCAGCGGCTCAAGCTGGCCGGCACGCTGCCGGCCAACCTGGGGGTGGAGATCCCGTCGAACAGCGAGCCGCGTACCGGCCTGTCGATGGGCGAGCACGCCGCCATCACCGCCAAGCAGCTGGGCATCAAACGCGTCGACCAGGACGAGCTGGCGGCGGCCAGTCACCGCAACATGGCCGCCGCCTACGACCGCGGCTTCTACGACGATCTGGTGTCGCCTTTCTTGGGTTTGTACCGCGACGACAACCTGCGGCCCGACTCCAGCGCCGAGAAACTGGCCAAGCTGCGCCCGGTGTTCGGCGTCAAGGCCGGCGACGCGACGATGACGGCAGGAAACTCCACCCCGCTGACCGACGGTGCCTCCGTCGCGCTGCTGGCCACCGACGAGTGGGCGGCTGAGCATTCGCTGTCTCCGCTGGCCTACCTGGTGGATGCCGAGACCGCCGCGGTCGACTACGTCAACGGGTACGACGGCCTGCTGATGGCGCCCACTTACGCGGTGCCGCGGCTGCTGGCCCGCAACGGGCTGACCCTGCAGGATTTCGACTTCTACGAGGTCCACGAGGCGTTCGCGTCGGTGGTGCTGGCACACCTGCAGGCCTGGGAGTCCGAGGAGTACTGCAAAGAGCGGCTGGGCCTGGATGCGGCGCTGGGTGCCATCGACCGGTCCAAGCTCAACGTCAACGGGTCCTCGCTGGCCGCTGGGCATCCCTTCGCCGCCACCGGCGGGCGGATCCTGGCGCAGACCGCCAAGCAGCTCGCGGAGAAGAAGAAGGAGCAGGGCGGATCGGGCACGGTGCGTGCGCTGATCTCGGTCTGCGCCGCGGGTGGTCAGGGCGTCGCAGCGATATTGGAAGCCTGA
- a CDS encoding hypothetical protein (frameshifted, insertion at around 559467,559268): protein MVEVERHAYDVVVIGAGGAGLRAVIEARERGLKVAVVTKSLFGKAHTVMAEGGCAASMGNANPKDNWQTHFGDTMRGGKFLNNWRMAELHAKEAPDRVWELETYGALFDRTKDGRISQRNFGGHTYPRLAHVGDRTGLELIRTMQQKIVSLQQEDYAEFGDYEARIRVFAECTITELLKDGDAIAGAFGYWRESGNFVLFEAPAVVLATGGIGKSFKVTSNSWEYTGDGHALALRAGATLINMEFVQFHPTGMVWPLSVKGILVTEGVRGDGGVLKNSEGTRFMFGYIPPVFKGQYAETEEEADQWLKDNDSARRTPDLLPRDEVARAINSEVKAGRGTPARRCLPGHRVPADPGRDQAPAAVDVPPVHGAGRGRHHQGADGSRSHLSLRDGRRGGGRRHRRGQGPRGCSPPASVPAACTDPTGWAATRCPTCWCSAAAPAWAPPTMCGRSAAGPRSPTKPSKTPPRSPSSRSPGRRTVRHRRIRTRCTATCST, encoded by the coding sequence ATGGTTGAGGTCGAACGGCATGCCTACGACGTAGTCGTGATCGGTGCCGGCGGCGCGGGTTTACGTGCTGTCATCGAAGCGCGCGAGCGTGGCCTGAAGGTCGCGGTGGTCACCAAGTCGTTGTTCGGCAAAGCCCACACCGTCATGGCCGAGGGCGGCTGCGCCGCCTCGATGGGCAACGCCAACCCGAAAGACAACTGGCAGACCCACTTCGGCGACACCATGCGCGGCGGGAAGTTCCTGAACAACTGGCGGATGGCCGAGCTGCACGCCAAGGAAGCCCCCGACCGGGTCTGGGAACTGGAGACCTACGGCGCGCTGTTCGACCGCACCAAGGACGGCCGGATCAGCCAGCGCAACTTCGGCGGTCACACCTACCCGCGGCTGGCACACGTCGGTGACCGCACCGGCCTGGAGCTGATCCGCACCATGCAGCAGAAGATCGTGTCGCTGCAGCAGGAGGACTACGCGGAGTTCGGCGACTACGAGGCCCGCATCCGGGTGTTCGCCGAATGCACCATCACCGAGTTGCTCAAGGACGGTGACGCGATCGCCGGGGCGTTCGGTTACTGGCGCGAGAGCGGCAACTTCGTACTGTTCGAGGCGCCCGCGGTGGTGCTGGCCACCGGCGGCATCGGCAAGTCGTTCAAAGTCACGTCGAACTCCTGGGAGTACACCGGCGACGGGCACGCCCTGGCGCTGCGGGCCGGCGCGACGCTGATCAACATGGAGTTCGTCCAGTTCCACCCGACGGGCATGGTCTGGCCGCTCAGCGTCAAGGGCATCCTGGTCACCGAAGGTGTCCGCGGCGACGGCGGAGTGCTCAAGAACTCCGAAGGCACCCGGTTCATGTTCGGCTACATCCCGCCGGTGTTCAAAGGCCAGTACGCCGAAACCGAAGAAGAAGCCGACCAGTGGCTCAAAGACAACGACTCGGCCCGCCGCACCCCGGACCTGCTGCCCCGCGACGAGGTGGCCCGCGCCATCAACTCTGAGGTCAAAGCCGGTCGCGGGACCCCCGCACGGCGGTGTCTACCTGGACATCGCGTCCCGGCTGACCCCGGCCGAGATCAAGCGCCGGCTGCCGTCGATGTACCACCAGTTCATGGAGCTGGCCGAGGTCGACATCACCAAGGAGCCGATGGAAGTCGGTCCCACCTGTCACTACGTGATGGGCGGCGTGGAGGTGGACGCCGACACCGGCGCGGCCAAGGTCCCCGGGGCTGTTCGCCGCCGGCGAGTGTTCCGGCGGCATGCACGGATCCAACCGGCTGGGCGGCAACTCGTTGTCCGACCTGCTGGTGTTCGGCCGCCGCGCCGGCCTGGGCGCCGCCGACTATGTGCGGGCGCTCAGCAGCCGGCCCGCGGTCTCCGACCAAGCCGTCGAAGACGCCGCCGCGTTCGCCCTCAAGCCGTTCGCCGGGCCGACGGACGGTTCGGCACCGGAGAATCCGTACGCGCTGCACAGCGACCTGCAGCACGTGA
- a CDS encoding oxidoreductase has translation MNSNNNLTPTSLREAFGHFPSGVIAIAAIVDGVREGLAASTFVPVSLEPPLVSFCVQNTSTTWPKLKRAPALGISVLGESHDSAARTLAAKTGDRFAGLETHASDSGAVFVKGTSLWLESAIEQMIPAGDHTIVVLRVSEVTVDADVAPIVFHRSMFRRLGV, from the coding sequence GTGAACTCGAACAACAATCTGACGCCGACGTCGCTGCGTGAGGCCTTCGGCCACTTCCCATCCGGTGTCATCGCCATTGCCGCCATTGTCGACGGCGTCCGGGAAGGACTCGCAGCCAGCACCTTCGTGCCGGTCTCGCTGGAGCCGCCGCTGGTGTCCTTCTGCGTGCAGAACACGTCCACCACCTGGCCCAAACTCAAGAGGGCGCCGGCGCTGGGTATCAGCGTGCTGGGGGAGTCGCACGACTCCGCAGCCCGCACGCTGGCGGCCAAGACCGGCGACCGCTTCGCCGGGCTGGAGACGCACGCCAGCGACTCCGGCGCCGTCTTCGTCAAGGGCACCTCGCTGTGGCTGGAGAGTGCGATCGAGCAGATGATCCCGGCCGGCGATCACACCATCGTGGTGCTGCGGGTCAGCGAGGTCACCGTGGACGCCGACGTAGCGCCGATCGTCTTCCACCGCAGCATGTTCCGGCGTCTAGGCGTATAG
- the htdX gene encoding dehydratase: MSQPSGLRNMLRAVAGALPVLPRSDQLPKRTVTVEELAVDHTNVAAYAAVTGLRYGNNVPLTYPFTLTFPSVMALVSGFDFPFSAMGSVHTENKIVQYRPIAVTDTVGVRVHAENLREHRKGLLVDLVSDVSVGNELAWHQVTTFLHQQRTSLSDEPKPPPQKQPKLPPPPTVLKISAAQIRRYAAVGGDHNPIHVNSVAAKLFGFPTVIAHGMFSAAAVLANIEARFPDAVQYSVRFGKPVLLPATAGLYIDEVDSDGSRGWKLSLRNLSKGYPHLTGSVEPL; this comes from the coding sequence ATGAGTCAGCCAAGCGGATTGCGCAACATGCTGCGCGCGGTGGCCGGGGCGTTGCCCGTGCTGCCGCGGTCCGACCAGCTGCCGAAACGCACGGTGACGGTCGAGGAACTGGCCGTGGACCACACCAACGTCGCCGCGTACGCGGCGGTCACCGGGCTGCGCTACGGCAACAACGTGCCGCTGACCTACCCGTTCACCCTGACCTTCCCGTCGGTGATGGCGTTGGTGAGCGGATTCGACTTCCCTTTCTCCGCAATGGGATCGGTGCACACCGAGAACAAAATCGTTCAGTACCGGCCGATCGCGGTGACCGACACCGTCGGTGTGCGGGTGCATGCGGAGAACCTGCGCGAGCACCGCAAGGGACTGTTGGTGGATCTGGTGAGCGACGTCAGTGTCGGCAACGAACTGGCCTGGCACCAGGTGACCACGTTCCTGCACCAGCAGCGCACCAGCCTGTCCGACGAGCCCAAGCCGCCGCCGCAGAAACAGCCCAAGCTGCCGCCGCCGCCGACCGTGCTGAAGATCTCCGCCGCGCAGATCCGCCGCTATGCGGCGGTGGGCGGTGACCACAACCCGATTCACGTCAACTCGGTGGCAGCCAAGCTGTTCGGTTTCCCGACCGTGATCGCACACGGAATGTTCAGTGCCGCAGCGGTATTGGCGAACATCGAGGCGCGGTTCCCGGACGCGGTGCAGTACTCGGTGCGGTTCGGGAAGCCGGTGTTGCTGCCGGCTACCGCCGGGTTGTACATCGACGAGGTCGACTCCGACGGCTCGCGCGGCTGGAAGTTGTCGTTGCGCAATCTGTCGAAGGGCTACCCGCACCTGACGGGCAGCGTCGAACCGCTGTAA
- the fabG4 gene encoding 3-oxoacyl-ACP reductase has product MATKVSSDLFSQVVNSGPGSFLAKQLGVPQPEPLRRYSVGDAPLPGPLLIGGEGRVVEPLRSALDGDYDLLGNNLGGRWADSFGGLVFDATGITTPIALKGLHKFFTPLLRNLKHCARIAVVGTTPEAAASVEERIAQRALEGFTRSLGKEVRHGATVNLVYLAPDAKPAATGLESTMRFVLSAKSAYVDGQVFYVGSEDSTPPADWDKPLDGKVAVVTGAARGIGATIAEVFARDGARVVAIDVESAADALAETASRVGGTPLWLDVTADDAVEKITEHLRDQHGGKADILVNNAGITRDKLLANMDDARWDAVIAVNLLAPLRLTEGLVGNGTIGEGGRVIGLSSIAGIAGNRGQTNYGTTKAGMIGITQALAPSLAEKGITINAVAPGFIETKMTAAIPLATREVGRRLNSLLQGGQPVDVAETIAYFASPASNAVTGNVVRVCGQGMIGA; this is encoded by the coding sequence GTGGCAACCAAGGTTTCCTCCGATCTGTTCTCGCAGGTGGTCAACTCCGGCCCCGGATCGTTCCTGGCCAAGCAACTCGGCGTGCCGCAGCCCGAGCCGCTGCGCCGGTACAGCGTCGGCGACGCTCCGCTACCCGGACCGTTGCTGATCGGCGGGGAGGGCCGCGTCGTCGAGCCACTGCGCTCGGCCCTGGACGGTGACTACGACCTGCTGGGCAACAACCTGGGCGGACGCTGGGCCGACTCGTTCGGCGGACTGGTCTTCGATGCGACGGGCATCACCACCCCGATCGCGCTGAAGGGTCTGCACAAGTTCTTCACACCGCTGCTGCGCAACCTGAAACACTGCGCCCGGATCGCGGTGGTGGGCACCACGCCGGAGGCGGCGGCCAGCGTCGAGGAACGGATCGCCCAACGTGCTCTCGAGGGGTTCACCCGTTCGCTGGGCAAAGAAGTCCGCCACGGCGCCACGGTGAACCTGGTCTACCTGGCGCCCGACGCCAAACCCGCCGCCACGGGTCTGGAATCGACCATGCGGTTCGTACTGTCGGCCAAATCCGCGTACGTGGACGGCCAGGTGTTCTACGTCGGGTCCGAGGACTCCACGCCACCCGCGGACTGGGACAAGCCACTGGACGGCAAAGTGGCGGTGGTGACCGGCGCCGCCCGCGGCATCGGAGCGACCATCGCCGAGGTGTTCGCCCGCGACGGCGCCCGGGTGGTCGCGATCGACGTGGAGTCCGCCGCCGATGCGCTGGCCGAAACCGCCAGCCGGGTCGGCGGTACCCCGTTGTGGCTGGATGTGACCGCCGACGACGCGGTGGAAAAGATCACCGAGCACTTGCGCGACCAGCACGGCGGCAAGGCCGACATTCTGGTCAACAACGCCGGCATCACCCGGGACAAGCTGCTGGCCAACATGGACGACGCCCGCTGGGATGCCGTCATCGCCGTGAATCTGCTTGCGCCGCTTCGGCTTACCGAGGGCCTGGTGGGTAACGGCACCATCGGCGAAGGCGGCCGGGTGATCGGGTTGTCGTCCATCGCGGGCATCGCCGGTAACCGCGGGCAGACCAACTACGGCACCACCAAGGCCGGCATGATCGGCATCACCCAGGCGCTGGCGCCGAGCCTGGCCGAGAAGGGCATCACCATCAACGCGGTGGCACCGGGATTCATCGAGACCAAGATGACGGCCGCGATTCCGCTGGCCACCCGGGAGGTCGGCCGCCGGCTCAATTCGTTGCTGCAGGGCGGCCAGCCCGTGGACGTCGCCGAGACCATCGCCTACTTCGCCAGCCCGGCATCGAACGCGGTGACCGGCAACGTCGTTCGGGTCTGCGGCCAGGGCATGATCGGCGCCTAG
- a CDS encoding membrane protein, translating into MSAPTASRSDSGVFSPTRARIAQKTLRTDKWWLQPLRINLGFAAFVIYATARAFQQDHYFVKDYHYLTPFYSPCVSKGCLAEASEFWPQILPDVWWLPFAAMTLPFLLLFRLTCYYYRGAYYRTVWQSPTACAVAEPRVHYTGETRLPLIIQNTHRYFFYIAGIISVINTYDAIVAFHSPSGFGFGLGNLILLGNVIMLWVYTLSCHSCRHVTGGRLKHFSKHPVRYWIWTQVSKINERHKMYAWITLGTLMLTDFYIMLVASGTINDIRFVG; encoded by the coding sequence ATGAGCGCACCAACGGCGAGCCGTTCTGACTCAGGCGTCTTTTCACCAACCCGCGCCCGCATCGCGCAGAAGACGCTCCGCACCGACAAATGGTGGCTACAGCCGCTACGGATCAACCTGGGCTTCGCCGCGTTCGTGATCTATGCGACCGCCCGCGCGTTCCAGCAGGACCACTACTTCGTCAAGGACTACCACTACCTCACGCCGTTCTACTCGCCGTGCGTGAGCAAGGGCTGCCTGGCAGAAGCCAGCGAGTTCTGGCCGCAGATCCTGCCGGATGTGTGGTGGCTGCCCTTCGCGGCGATGACGCTGCCGTTCCTACTGTTGTTCCGGTTGACCTGCTACTACTACCGCGGCGCCTACTACCGCACGGTGTGGCAGTCGCCCACCGCCTGCGCCGTCGCCGAGCCGCGCGTGCACTACACCGGGGAAACCCGGCTTCCGCTGATCATCCAGAACACCCACCGGTACTTCTTTTACATCGCCGGCATCATCTCGGTGATCAACACCTACGACGCGATCGTCGCGTTCCACTCCCCGAGCGGATTCGGTTTCGGCCTGGGCAATCTGATCCTGCTCGGCAATGTGATCATGCTGTGGGTCTACACGCTGTCCTGCCACTCGTGCCGGCACGTGACCGGCGGGCGGCTCAAGCACTTCTCCAAACACCCTGTGCGGTACTGGATCTGGACCCAGGTGAGCAAGATCAACGAGCGGCACAAGATGTATGCGTGGATCACGCTCGGCACTTTGATGCTGACCGACTTCTACATCATGTTGGTGGCCAGCGGCACGATCAACGACATCAGATTCGTTGGCTGA